From the Patescibacteria group bacterium genome, the window AATTTTTTTGCAAGTGTACGAATTGCCTTCTGCACTTTCGCAAACGCCCAGAGAAAATCTTGCACCGATGTTAGTTTGGCGCCGACGGTTATACGTTCCAGGGTGGTGGTCACGTGTGGAGAGGTGAATGTGCCAACGCGTTCTCCTGCAGCGTGCAAGGCTGCGGCAATACCCGCGACCACCGTGCCTTTGCCCGCTGTCCCGGTCACGTGGACGTACCGGAACCCTCGCTCCGGATTTCCAAGCAGGTCAAGCAGTGCCTGGGTCCGCTGCAGACCCAAGGCAGGATCCACGCTTCGGGGCATAAAAACCTGCTGTGGCAAAGCCTCCAGGAATTTCTGGCTGCGTCGGTAGGCGTGAAAGTGAGCAGGGGAGAGTGCCATAGGGTAAAGAAGAGAGCCGCTTGAAGTTTAATCAGAGCGGCTCTGGGAAGCAAGGTGCTTGCGAAGGAAGGCCAGGAATTCCCTGGGCGTCGAAAAGCTCAGCAGCGTGTCCGGTAGTACCACAACGGTTACTTGATGGACATTGGGCAAGAGTCTGCGAATGGCCATCACCGGGTGGACAAGGTTAGCTATAGGAATCTCCGTTACTTTTTTGGAGCCATTCCCGGCATGCATGCAGCTCGTTGGGCTGGTGGCTAGTGCCACGTGGCCAATCCCCTCGGGGAAATCCTTGTGTCGCCACGCACGTGGCCCAGACGTGAACAGTAAGTCGCCGGCCTGGGGTTCGGTCACCGCTACTCCTGCTTCAATCTGCAAATGCGTGTAGCGTTCCAAAAAAATGCCCGCATGGGCGTACACGATTTTTGTGAGGCTGGAGCAATCAAAGGCGGTAGGTGCCAAGGCAATTGCCGCACCTAAACGGCTGGGTGTATCCAGAAATGTTCTGGCTACCTGCATCAGGTCATGCGTAACCAGTCGGCAGCTGAGATCGCCGAAGATTTTTTCCACAACCACTAGGGGTAATGGCGATGACCGACTGAGCTCCTGCAGCGCGGTTGGAATGTCCAAGGCAAGGAAGCCTAAGGTCGGATGAACGTCGCGGAGTTGCACAGGCACTCCTTTCTGGTTGCAAGGTTCAGGGTTTATTCTGGGGCTACTGTAGCGGAGTGTAGGCGAGTCGGCAAGGATCGGGGTATGGAAGCTAGTTAGGGTTTTGAAGGAGGGCATTTGTATACTTTTTACCTATATCCTTCCATCCAACAACCATTCTAGCGTCAAAACCTAAACCTAATTAATCTAGCAACGTCTTCCACCCCTTCATCCGCACCACGTACGCGGCACGGGTGATGAAGTACGCCAGCACCGGATCTTCTACCTTACCAGTCATGGCCAGTTCCTCGGCTTTGGCTAAGGGCATTGGTACTGGCCGAATGTCTTCCCCCGGGTCACCCGGAAGTTTGGATGGTGTAAGACCAGTGGCGATGAAAGCCATTATTGGCCAGTGCTTGTGCCGCGGGGAGCGGTAGAAGAGCTTGAGCTTCTTAGCCTTGAACCCGGCTTCTTGCTGCAGTTCAAGTTGCGCAGCTTGCTTGGGTGTGTAGCCCTTGTCCACTTTGCCAACCACCAGGTGCCAGATGTGCCGCCGGGCAAGCTCTTTGTATTCCCGAGTCATTACCAGCCGGCGTTTGGCATCAAACGCTAGAACTACGGCCGTGGGGACGCGGTGTAGGTACTCAAAGGTTTTCTTCTGGCCATCCGGCAGCGTCGCAGTTGTGTGGCTGATGTTGTAGATGATTCCCTTGAAGACCATGCGGTGCTTGCCCAGGGTGGTATGTTTACGTGTCATAATTGTAGTGTACGCATTCCTTGACAGGCGCACAACTCAGGCGTAAGGTCGAGGCAGAAAATCGTCTCTTTACAGAGGAGGAAACGTGAAAACCGTAGTAATGGAGCAGCTTGACGGAAGATCGCAAACTCTGGATCTGCCTGAACTCACTGATGAGCAGCTGCATGATTTAGCCGACGCCCTGGAGATTTTGCGGGGCAATTGTTCTATGAGCCCTCGAAAGTTACAAGGCGAGCATGCTCGTATTGCCTCGTTGGTGCTTCGGGGGATGCCATTTGACCAGCTGATTGACCAACTCCATGGCCAGCCTACAGGAAGGCGAGACGTTCGGTGGGATATTATCAGAATGCCAGATCAATTCTTTTGGCGATTTATGCTTCTTGCATATGAAGTCGCTCAAGATAGTACCATTTGCTTGAAGTCCTTAGAACGCGTGGTAAAAGACTTCGGGCTTTCATCGTAGGATGTCAAACGAATTTTGATCATTAGAAAGCCGTCTCTCTCGAGACGGTTTTTTTCATCCAAGATACCAAATTAGTACAGCGGATGTGCCTGAGTCAAACTCTTCACCTGCACCCGCGCAGCATCTAAGACTGCTGTATCACCAGGATGTTTGAGGACGTTCACCATGACCTCGCCAATGATTTTCATGTCAGCTTCGGTAAAGCCACGCGTGGTAAGCGCGGGTGTGCCCAGGCGAATTCCAGATGGGTCCAGCGGTTTGCGGGTGTCGTAGGGGATGAGGTTGGCGTTGAGGGTAATGCCAACCGTGTCCAGCAAACGCTCAGCTTCTTTGCCGGTAATGTTGTACGGTGAAACATCCGCCAGAATCAGGTGGTTGTCCGTGCCGCCGGTAATCAGTCGGAGACCAGCACTGGTAAGCGCTTCGGCTAGCACTTGGGCATTTTTTACAATCTGTTTTCCGTACTCCATGAAGCTGGGTTGGCTGGCTTCCAGTAAGGCTACGGCAATAGCCGCGGTTTGATGATTGTGTGGTCCACCTTGCAGGCCGGGGATAATGGCTGAGTCAATTTTTTGGGCTAGGTTTTTCTTTGCCTCAGGCCGGAGGCGATCCGCCACCTTAGGCACCAGGATCATTGCTCCGCGTGGACCGCGGAGGGTTTTGTGCGTGGTGGTCATGACCACATCGGTATACGGAACAGGGGAGGGATGGACGCCAGCGACGACCAAACCGCTGATGTGGGAAATGTCCGCGACCAAGTACGCGCCCACTTCGTCGGCAATTTTGCGAAACGCAGCAAAGTCAATAATCCGTGGATAGGCGGTGGCGCCGCACATGATGAGCTTTGGCTTCACTTCCACGGCTTTGGCGCGGATGGCATCGTAGTCCAAGCGATGCGTTTCCGGATGGACGCCGTACCCTGCGCTGTGGAAGAATTTTCCAGAAACATTGAGCTTGTACCCATGCGTCAGGTGCCCGCCCTGCGCCAGGTCCATACCAAGAATGGTGTCCCCGGGCTCCAGCAAGGCAAAGTAAATGGCCAAGTTCGCCGGCGAACCAGAGTAAGGTTGGACATTCACGTGCTCCACGCCAAAGAGTTTCTTCGCACGTTCCCGTGCAAGTTCCTCTACTTGGTCAATGACCTGGTTGCCGCCATAGTACCTGCGGCCAGGGTAGCCCTCGCTGTACTTGTTGGTCAGGACTGAGCCCATGGCTTCCATCACTGCTTGGCTGGTGAAGTTTTCCGATGGAATCATTTCCAAACCCTCGCGTTGGCGGGCGAGTTCCTGCTGGATGAGTTCAGCAATCGCGGGGTCGGTTTGTTGGAGGGTGGACATACAGGGAGTGTAGCGGGTTTATTATCGTATTGACAACAGGGGATAGTGCGCTAAGGTACGGGTAAACTCGAAAACAAAAACTTATAGCAGAGGAGGAAAATGTACCTTACGGAAATTCCAGAAATGCTTTTTCGTGCCTTTGGGCAGAAACCGGTGCAACGTGAGGGGAAAGCGGTGGCTCAGCTTGTACATGGGTCAGTGATCGTCCTGAGGCTGGCAGCTGAAGAAAATCAGGTCAGTGTCTATCCCAATGAGCGGCTGGCGCTGAACACAGATGACGAAGATCATCCCGATTTTACCCTCAGCGCGGTTGAACTCATGACCAAGAATTTTCATTCCAAATTTGGTAATGAAGTGCAGACACGAATTATCCACCGACTTCGAGACAGCGAGAGTTTGCTGCGAAACCCAAACGGCGTGACGGTGTATAAGATTCTGGCGCGGGCGGCGGAACTTGCCTGTGGATCCGGCTGCCTGACCCAAGCGTGGTGGAAAGATTTTCCCAAGCAGAAGTGGGATTTTCCGGCTAGTCCATGGGAGCAATTCTACCTTCGTTCGGCAGAGCACATTCCAACCCAAGAAAAGTAAAACAGTATCCTGGTCACAATGGCCAGGATTTTTTTTCGAATAGAAAAACGCGCACTCGTGGGTTACGATGGTGCGCGTTGGGGGTCAAGAGCGTTTTACATTGTCTGCAATGAGCTGGTTGATGTTTGCGTGTACAGCCGATCGAGCGGCAGCGATAGCACTGAGAATTGCTTTGGGCGTGGATTTGCCGTGGGCAATAATGACGGTGCCCTGAATACCCAAGAGGGGAGCGCCGCCATACTTCTCAACGTCGAAGGTTCGTTTGAGGGCTCCGATCGTTGGTCCCAGGAAGACTCCTTTGGCGAGTAAGGCGAAGCCCTGTTGGTCGAGTCTGCCACGACGAAGAATTTTCTTTACAATCGCATTGAGGGCTGGCAGGAAACTCTCCGCTAGTTTAAGCAAGATGTTTCCGGTAAATCCATCGGTAACCATGACATCGGCTTTGCCCCACAGAATATCACTCCCTTCAAGATTTCCGATGAACCGATGCTCATTGTGCGTCGTCATCGCTTGCAGCAGTTCGTGGGCCTTCCGAGTAGCGTCGTTTCCTTTGGCAGGTTCTTCTCCAATGCTGATGAGCGCAATCCGAGGGGTTTTAATTCCGAGGATATGCTGGGCGTAGATACTACCCATCATCCCGAAGTCGGCAAGCTGCTGGGGCGTGCAATCAACACTGGCGCCAACATCGAGAATGACACAGGGCCCCTCCACAGTTGGCATGGTGACTGCAATGGCGGGACGCTCAATGCCAGGCAATGGTCGGAGCGTTACTACAGCCAAAGCCATGACCGCCGCAGTATTGCCCGCACTAATGAAAGCCTGGGATTGTCCCAGGGTTTGCTGCTCGAGTCCAAGCATGATGGACGATCGGCGTTTCCGCCTGGCGCTTTCCAGTTTTTCGTCCATCGCGATAACCTCGGATGCATCGCAGATATGCAATCGAAGATTCGAATATGTTTTACCCTTGAGGTACTCCTGAATGACTCCGCTGTCGCCAATAAGATTGATAGAGAAGTCCTGAGGCAGTTCCTGTAAGGCAAGCAGCGCGCCATCTATTGGGACGTCAGGGAAGCTGTCGCCACCCATAGCATCAACGGTAATAATCATGCGTTCTCCTATCGAACATTGTGAAACTTCAATTTTTGGAGTGTGAAAAGTAACCTCCTTTTGGTGTTGGAGGCATTTTGGCACACCTGTGCCAGGGGTCAAGCTGGCCTACGGCTGCAATCCAACCTGCCGCATGACTTCCTGCAGAGTTTGCTCTGCGACCTTTGCAGCCTGGGCATTGCCTTTTGCCAGGGTTGCGACCAGTTTTTTTGGTTGAGCCAAGAGGGCTGTGCGTTCCTCGCGGAAATGCCCAAAAGTGCGGTCTAGCACGCCAGCCAGTTCGCTCTTCAAATCCGAGTAGCGGATGGTGCCCGCAGCTTCTTCACGCTTGAAGTGCTTGGTAGCAGTAGCGTCAAATTGGTCCAGGATAGTCAGGAGATTTTCCACTCCAGGGTTTGCTTCGCCGCCTTTGGTGGCTGTCACTGCTCGGGCAAGTTTCTTGGTGATCGTCTCAGGCTCATCTGACAGGTTTATGACATGCTGGTCACCCAAGGACTTGCTCATTTTTTTGGTTGGCTCCAACAAGCTCATCACTTTCGGGGTAGGCGTCAGAATTACCTTTGGCTCTGGGAAAGTTTCGCCAAACCGAGTATTGAATTTCCGTGCGAGGGTGCGGGTGAGCTCCACGTGCTGCACCTGGTCTTGGCCCACGGGCACGCCAAAGGGTTTGTACAGCAGAATGTCGGCAACCTGCAGCACTGGGTAGGTGAAGAGGCCCACGTTCACGTTTTCTTTCTGCCGAGCAGCCTTGTCCTTGTACTGGGTCATGCGCTCCAGCTCGCCCATGGGGGTGAGGGTATTGAAAATCCAAGCCAGCTGGCTATGGGCCGGAATGGCAGACTGCAGGAAGATGGTGGAGAGCTTGGGGTTTAGCCCTAGTGCCAGGAAGGTTGCGGCCACTTCCAAAATGTCTTGGGTTTTTTGCTTGGGGTCAAAATTCTCCGTGAGGGAGTGCAGGTCAGCAATGAAGAAGAAGCAGTCGTACTTGCCGCTGTCCTGTAGGTCAACGAAGTTCTTCAAAGCGCCCAGGTAATTTCCCAGGTGGAGCTTGCCAGTAGGCTGGATGCCAGAAATGATGCGCGGTTTGGACATGAGGGTAGTATACCTACCTATTGACATAACTGCCAACCTGTGGTAGTATAATTTGTTTCATAGCACCTTAAAAATTACTTGCAAAACCTAGGTAGTCATAGCCAAAAGTGACCGAAGGTCATCCTCTGGTCCCGCTCTACAGCGGGATGAATTCCGCGATAGAGTCCATTCTCGGTATTTTCTGGCTATGACTACTCACAGTGAGTATTTGAGCATTTACATAAACCAAGAAGGAGGATGTCGCCATGTCAGATAACATGCCCCCATCCACAGATACACCGATAACTAGCGAACAGATTGACCGGCTCTATGAACGGTTTGTCGCCGGTCTGAAGAGTGGGATCGCGAAGTACGTCCATGAGAGCGAAGGTACTGCGTTGGTTGACGAGTTCGTTGCTCTAGTGGGCCGACGTGTCGAAGCGCGTATGCACGTCGCGAATATGCGTATTGAACTAGATGTGCTTAGTCGCCGACCCTTTGACCCCGTACAGTTCCTCGGGAATAACTGGCGTATCGTCGACCGGATCGGAAAGCGTGGCGGTGACAGTTTGCGTGCTAGCGACATTGTCAGTAAGGTCTATTTACACGAAGGCGAGACCAGTATCAATGGAGGAGAGCTCCCCAATCGTATCAAGGCTAACCCTGATGATGTACAGCTTGATGCCGAAGACTTTCTTGCCCTCTGGCAGGAAAACGGTCATAAGATGCTGAATACGCTCTATGAGACAAAGGGTATAACCTGGTTGTCATTCTGGGGAACCATTCTGAAGTCTATGGGCAGACGTTACGTTCTCTATCTGGGTCGGCACGACTACGGTTCCTGGTTTTGGAGCTTTGCTTTCATTGACGCCGACGACTGGGATGCCGATCATCCCGCGGGTGTGTACAAAAGAAGTTCTTTGGGCTGAATCTCAAAATCCTGCATCTTGATTTCGTTACAAACGAATGATGGATGCAGGGTTTTTTTGTCCAATGAATGATGGCAATAAGTATATTTTCCGCCTCCCCCAACGGCATTATCGGGGTAGGGACGTAGAGACTTATTCATAAAACCCAGAGCGGCTTTTCTAAGCCGCGGTGGTTTGTTGGTGACGAACGGGCGGGAGGATCTCCGAAGAGTGTAACCTCCCACGGAGATTCTAAGTCCCACTACTGTGGGACTTAGAATGACAGTAAAGGGATAATCCAAAACCCCCGCCTCAGGTGTGGGGCGGGGGAGCGAGTTATGTAGATCTTCGCTTACTGCGTTTTCACACTCACAGTGCCGGAACAACCATCTGGGTTCACCACTTTCATGGTGTAGGCCTTGTTTTTGGTAAGCAGCGTTCCATTGAGCGTAGCGGTGATTTGTCCGCTATTTTTGAATTTAACAGCCGTTGGCACGCCGCCAATACTCACGACCACGTTCCGGTCAAAGTTTTTACCCGTGATTGTCAGTACAGCCTTCGCGTTTGTCGTTGCAAGTTTCCCAGTGACTTTCAGAGAGGCTGGTTTGAGAACCTTGAGACGCACTGCGGTGCCAGCAATGCTAATGCGTGCGCTGCTCTCATTGAGACTGGTGGGGGTAAATTTTCCCTTGCTAAAGCCGTAGACCTTTAGGCTGTTCTTCCCTCGGTTCTGTACCAGGACGGTGAGGCTGGCAACACCCGCCTGCTGCGCTTCCAGCGTGGTGACCCGAACCGTACTGTTCGATTTTGCGCCAGTGTCTACGGCGTATGATGCAAATTTTTTCATTGCATCAAAGACGAGCACTTTGTTCTTCCCTGTTGACTGACTGGTCACAATATCACTCTTGCCGTCTTTGGTGATATCCGCCAACAGTAGATTAATGGCGCCATTGTTCTTAAACGGGGCTAGCGTTTTGTACAACTTTCCACTGAGGGTGAATACTTTCACGCTGCTCGTGCCTTTCTTCAGATTCTCACTTGGGGAGACGAAGATGAGCTGACCTGTTTTCCCACCAAAGTTCGTGGTTGCAACATTCAGCGCAGTCCCAGCAAAGGCGGTAATGGTCTTTGCTTTCTTGCCTGTCCCAATGGTGAATTTCCCTTTGTTCTTCCCGGTGCCCACGCTCACCGCAGTGTTGGCTTTCGCTTTCCCGTTGGAGGTTGGGCTCCACTTGGAGAAGTGGTCACTGGTGACGGTCAACGTGTTATTCGTAGCATCTTGCGTGGCATTTGATGGGGTTTTCCACGTATTCGTGGTGTCGTCAAAGTAGCGGGGGAGTAAGGCGCTTTCATCAACGCCCGCACCCTCCAGCATTTTGTCCGTGTACTTGAAGGTGATCGTGACGTTCGAATTGAACTTCGTGATCTCCGCCCCGGTTGTAGCATTCGTCGCTTTGAAGTCGTACCCGTACCAGGCGGGTTTCGCATCTGCCTGGCTCATCAAATTGGCTGTTGGCGTTGCCGTGATGGTGACATTCCCACTCGTCGCGAAGGCAGAAGCGCCAGCGACCACGGTGGTACCATCTTCCAGGGTCATGGAGAATGCTTGGGTCGCATCTGTGGTTTGTGAAACTGGATTGGGGATGCGGAAGTTCGCATTCTTTGACAGGACGAAGTTCTGCGTAATGGCTTTTTGCGTGCCGTCGACGACAATGGTCACCTCTTCGCTGCGGAAGAAGTCATTGCCAGCCGGAGCATCACAGCCAATGTGCCACACACCCTTGGAAACGTTGATTTCGTACTTCCCAGCTTGGACTTGCCCACCGGAGAAGTTCCCAGATTCCTCCCAGCCGTGGCACCAACCAAACTGGCCACCCCCCACAACCTTCCCGGTGATTTTGGCGTCTGCTTGGCGGAGGGCGAAGGTGAGATTCGCAGTTCTCGCACTCCCGCGGAAATCAACCGTTTGCGCTTGGGCAGGCATCCAGGGCGAACCCGGCGGGGGATTCACGCGTACTTCGTACAGGTGCCCGCTTAGAGTCGAAAGCGTCGCAACGCCTTTCGCATTCGTCATGGTGTTCGTGTGCAGGACGTTTTTAAAGTCCTCTGGTTTTGGCCCACTTCCCATGACTTGATTTCCTTGATCAGTGCTTTCACCTTTCACTTTGCCCTTAAAGAAAGACGCACCGGTGAGACCGCTTTCCCCACCAGCTGGCGGAGCGAAATCTCTACACATTTTTTCATTTTCCGGTTTTGAGCAGACCGCCTTGCACTCCGCTTCGGATTTGCAACCACCGGGGCCGGTCTGCGGGCCACTTGGGCCTTTGTCTGGTCCTTTAAATTTTCCACACTCCGCTTGGTTCGTCGGCACCATGCAAAATTTCACACAGCTACCCACGTTTTTGCAACCACCTGGGCCAGTGGAAATGTCAGGCAGCTTCATTGCCTCACACTTCTTAATTTGCGCTGCGTCCTTCTTTTGGTAGGCTTTCATGCACACCTCAAATGCATCACCTTCTTTCCCATTCTTGTCCTTAAACTGGGCAGCGCCAAGATCCTTCGGGCCGTTGTTGGAACCACCTTGGTCTCCGGGTTTCCCAAAGAGTTCAATTTCGTTTCCCGCGTCAGCAAATGCCTGCACAGGGGCGCCGGTGGGATCTACCACAGAAATGTTGATTTTTGCATCACCAACCAGAGCGGTAATGTTCTTCACCACATTCTCACCTGCGTGCACTTCAACCTTGTCTTGGCCTTGGTTCGTGTTCAGCAAGCCCGTACCGTCACTGAAGTGGTAGTTAAACTGGTAGGTACCAGCCACCACTGAGACTTTGTAACTGCAATCCGACATGAATTGCACGCCTCGGCCGCCTTTTTCCGTGCTATTCACAAAGATATCGCCGAAGCTGAACTGACCAGCCGGTGGGGTGCAGGTCGTTAGCGGAATGCCATTCTGGTCCACCAGCGCGCCGTAGATGGAGGAGTTGTTCTTGACGACCCGAAGCGTTGCGGTGCTTGTGCTGTCTGCAACCACGGAGACGGTCGTGGCTTCTGCCATGGAGTACTCAGCCTCGGGTGGCAGGTTAATACCTAGTTTGACCAAGGAGAAGACGGAGGACGGCATTTTAATGGTTGCGTGCCCATCTTGCATCAGCGGGCCGCCAAAGTTCTGGCCAGGGCCAAATTGGTCCTCACCGGCTTTTTGTGCGTACACGTAGCCATTCAGGCCGGTCGCCAAGGTGCCGTCTTCCTTCATCACGCTCACGAGGATAGTGGCATCGGCTTTTACGATTGTAATGTCGCCAAAGCCAAATGCGGAGGTGTCGGTATCGAGTGTCGTCTCCAGAGGCTTCCCATTGTAGACGTAGGATGGTAAACCAGCATCTTCAGGTCGCTGGTAATTGTCCACGTTCAAATTGCAGCGCCCGGCAAGGATTGCAAGATCAAAGGTGCCATCCGCACCTGAGGTGGCATTGCCGTTGACCCCCGGCTGTGGGCCATTCTGGGCTCCAGACGCACCCGGAGTCATGCAGAATGCATTCATACGAATTCCCGAGACAGGCGTACCACTTCCATCAATCAGCCGACCGGTGAGATGCGCGGTCTTTGCTTTCACCACGAAGTTTGCGGTGATGGTTTGGCCATCAGCAATGACCACTGCGGTTTGCGGGGCAGACAAGGTTTGATCTGGGCTCCAGAAGCCAAGGTTAAAAGATCCCGCTGGTACGCGCATGGTGTAGCTGCCGTCCGTCACGCGGGCATTGCCACCTCCACCCGGGCCGCTCGTTGACCAAGCGTTGATATTTGCATCCGTAATCGCTACCCCGTCCTTCGTGACGGATCCGGTGATTGTGGCCGTTGCTTTGGTCACTTGGAAATTGAGTGTACGACTTTCTGTTGTTGCATCAGCACTGAATGCAATATCCGGGATTTGCTCATTGAACGTCCAGTCAGTAGCGGAGTTTGTGTCAAAGTTTGCCCCGTACAATGATCCTGCAGGCAGGAAGACACTAAAATTTCCGGAAGCGTCGGTTGTGGCGTCGCCACCCCCAAAACCCGTTTGGGTTTTTGGCCAGAAGTGCAGTAGTGCACCGGCAACTGGGGTGGTGGTTCCTTTGTACACCACCGTTCCGGTAATGTTCTTTGGTCGTTCTTCGGCTCGGGCGGAAAAGGTGTTGAAGACATTTCCCCCCAGCGGACCAGCGAGGGTGATGAGCACTGTCAGCATACCTACGCTGGCACGGACTATCCGAAACGTTGACTTCTTCATACAGAAGGAAGAGTTAAGGAGAAACGAAAAACCGACCGCCGACAAACGATCGGAAAAAAAGTGAAGAAATTTGGGCGAAGTCACTCATGGAGTAGCCGACAAGCAAACGACCTTGAGGACTGAAAAGTGATTATACTATACCAAACTCCTACCTGAGTAGGCAAATGAAGGATCAAGACTATCCGAAACCTCAACCTTCTGCGTTGTCAGTTGTTCGTCGTGCGTTGTCTGTTGTTTACCCTACACGTCCAGAATCACTGGGATAATCATGGGCCGGCGTTCGGTCTTCTGGAAGAGGAAGGTGCCCAGGCCATCGCGGAGGCGGGTACTCAGGTAGCCTTCGTTCACCCCCGTGCGTTTGTCAACGTCTTTCAGCAGCGCGTGAACTTTCTTCTTTATCTCTTCCAGGAGGCGGGTGTTGGTCTTGGCGTACACAAACCCATGGGTGATGATGTGCAGGTCGTTGACCAGCTTCCCAGTTGTTCGTTCCACTTTGGCAATGACCACCACCATGCCGTCACTGGCCAGGGTTTGGCGGTCACTGAGCACAACGTTGGATACGTCACCGACACCCAGTCCATCCACAAATACGTAGTCGGTCCGCACTTTCTGGGGGTAGAGTTTGGGCTTGCCGTGGGTGAACTCCAAGACGTTGCCGTTGTCCAGCACAAAACTTTTGTCTTTTGGAAAACCTTCTCGAAGTGCCAGCTTCTGTGCTTCTTTCAGGAAGTAGTGGTTGGCGTAGACGGGTAAGAAGAAGGTGGGCCGGATTTGCTTCAGCACGGCCATCATATCCGTGGCGGTGCTGTGGCCAGACGTGTGCACGTCCATGATGTCGCTATGAATGACATTATCCGTGAGTCGGTAGAGGTTGTCCTTCAAGCGCTGGATCGTCCGCTCGTTCCCCGGGATGACCGAGGAAGAGAAGACAATGGTATCCGTCTTTCGGATTTTCACCGTGCGGTGGTCGCCATTCACAATCCGGGACAGGGCAGCATTACTCTCGCCTTGCGCGCCGGTGCAGAGAATGATGACGCGACGGTCGGGGTAGTCATGAATGCGGTCAATGGGAATCAGCAATTCTTTCCGCATCTGGATGTACCCAAGCTGCTTGGCGATTTCCACATTGGTTTTCATACTGAATCCATCCAAGGCAACTTTCTTGCCCAGTTTTTGGGCAAACTCCAGGAGGTGCTTGATGCGCTCCAGCTGGCTGGAGAAGGTGCCAATGATCAACCGGCCTGGTGCCTCGCGTACGAGTTTTTCCAAATTGGCGTACATCACCCGTTCTGGCACGCGCTCTTTGGTGCTCATGGAACCCAAGGATTCCAACATGAGAATGGACGGCTTGGGTACGTTGCGGAGTTGGGTGTACTCAATGCTCTGCCGACCCACTGGGTCTTTCTCGTACGTCCAGTCACCTGGGTGGATGACGGAGCCGTGTGGGGTTTGGATCACCACGCCCACTGCGTCCATGATGGAGTGGTCGACGGGGAAGAAGCTAATCTGGAAAGCGCCCAGCCGCAGCCGGTCTGTCACTTTCTTAATGACAATGGTGCGCAAATTCTTTGCTGCGCCTTTCTGGTAGTCCTCCACGCGGTGCTTGATCATCGCCAAGGTGAGCGGGCGGCCAGCAATTTGCGGGTAGCCCAGCTGCTCCAGCAGAATGGCGGAGGCGCCAATGTGGTCCAGGTGGCCGTGGCTGAAAATCACCCCGCGGATGCGGCGCTCTTTACCTTTCAGGTAGGAGAGGTTGGG encodes:
- a CDS encoding ribonuclease J, with protein sequence MAKNRRQRPTPTRRFVRPEPSLNLPPKDCLRIIPIGGNEEVGRNCTIFEYGNDIIILDMGVQFPEEDMPGVDYIIPNLSYLKGKERRIRGVIFSHGHLDHIGASAILLEQLGYPQIAGRPLTLAMIKHRVEDYQKGAAKNLRTIVIKKVTDRLRLGAFQISFFPVDHSIMDAVGVVIQTPHGSVIHPGDWTYEKDPVGRQSIEYTQLRNVPKPSILMLESLGSMSTKERVPERVMYANLEKLVREAPGRLIIGTFSSQLERIKHLLEFAQKLGKKVALDGFSMKTNVEIAKQLGYIQMRKELLIPIDRIHDYPDRRVIILCTGAQGESNAALSRIVNGDHRTVKIRKTDTIVFSSSVIPGNERTIQRLKDNLYRLTDNVIHSDIMDVHTSGHSTATDMMAVLKQIRPTFFLPVYANHYFLKEAQKLALREGFPKDKSFVLDNGNVLEFTHGKPKLYPQKVRTDYVFVDGLGVGDVSNVVLSDRQTLASDGMVVVIAKVERTTGKLVNDLHIITHGFVYAKTNTRLLEEIKKKVHALLKDVDKRTGVNEGYLSTRLRDGLGTFLFQKTERRPMIIPVILDV
- a CDS encoding IPT/TIG domain-containing protein; amino-acid sequence: MKKSTFRIVRASVGMLTVLITLAGPLGGNVFNTFSARAEERPKNITGTVVYKGTTTPVAGALLHFWPKTQTGFGGGDATTDASGNFSVFLPAGSLYGANFDTNSATDWTFNEQIPDIAFSADATTESRTLNFQVTKATATITGSVTKDGVAITDANINAWSTSGPGGGGNARVTDGSYTMRVPAGSFNLGFWSPDQTLSAPQTAVVIADGQTITANFVVKAKTAHLTGRLIDGSGTPVSGIRMNAFCMTPGASGAQNGPQPGVNGNATSGADGTFDLAILAGRCNLNVDNYQRPEDAGLPSYVYNGKPLETTLDTDTSAFGFGDITIVKADATILVSVMKEDGTLATGLNGYVYAQKAGEDQFGPGQNFGGPLMQDGHATIKMPSSVFSLVKLGINLPPEAEYSMAEATTVSVVADSTSTATLRVVKNNSSIYGALVDQNGIPLTTCTPPAGQFSFGDIFVNSTEKGGRGVQFMSDCSYKVSVVAGTYQFNYHFSDGTGLLNTNQGQDKVEVHAGENVVKNITALVGDAKINISVVDPTGAPVQAFADAGNEIELFGKPGDQGGSNNGPKDLGAAQFKDKNGKEGDAFEVCMKAYQKKDAAQIKKCEAMKLPDISTGPGGCKNVGSCVKFCMVPTNQAECGKFKGPDKGPSGPQTGPGGCKSEAECKAVCSKPENEKMCRDFAPPAGGESGLTGASFFKGKVKGESTDQGNQVMGSGPKPEDFKNVLHTNTMTNAKGVATLSTLSGHLYEVRVNPPPGSPWMPAQAQTVDFRGSARTANLTFALRQADAKITGKVVGGGQFGWCHGWEESGNFSGGQVQAGKYEINVSKGVWHIGCDAPAGNDFFRSEEVTIVVDGTQKAITQNFVLSKNANFRIPNPVSQTTDATQAFSMTLEDGTTVVAGASAFATSGNVTITATPTANLMSQADAKPAWYGYDFKATNATTGAEITKFNSNVTITFKYTDKMLEGAGVDESALLPRYFDDTTNTWKTPSNATQDATNNTLTVTSDHFSKWSPTSNGKAKANTAVSVGTGKNKGKFTIGTGKKAKTITAFAGTALNVATTNFGGKTGQLIFVSPSENLKKGTSSVKVFTLSGKLYKTLAPFKNNGAINLLLADITKDGKSDIVTSQSTGKNKVLVFDAMKKFASYAVDTGAKSNSTVRVTTLEAQQAGVASLTVLVQNRGKNSLKVYGFSKGKFTPTSLNESSARISIAGTAVRLKVLKPASLKVTGKLATTNAKAVLTITGKNFDRNVVVSIGGVPTAVKFKNSGQITATLNGTLLTKNKAYTMKVVNPDGCSGTVSVKTQ